Sequence from the Paenibacillus tundrae genome:
TCACGTAAAATAAACTGATTATATAGCGTATCAACCGCTTCAAGACGCTCATTAATTTTGCCTTTTTGCAGCAATGGCTTATCAACCCATCTACGTAACATACGTGCACCCATCGACGTTTCCGTTCGATCTAACAGCCACAGCAATGAACCTTTTTTGGATCGTTCCCGTACCGTTTCAACCAGCTCCAGATTACGTCTAGTGAACGGATCAAGGATCATGTAATGTTCTGGCTCATACGTCGAGATTTGAGTAAGCTGACCAAGAGAACGCTTCTGCGTTTCACTTAGATAAGAGAAGAGGCGTGCAATACATTCTTGGCGCTCTGGCTCCAGCCGAGCCCATACCGCTTCACCGAATTGCTGACGCACCAGATCTCCCTTGCTCTTCACCCATGGCGTATATACCACCGGTCGACCTATCGGTGACGATTGGGCTGCAACGACATCGAGCAAGGCAGCATCCCCCACAAATTCCGAGGGTTCGTAGATACCGATCTCGTCCTTAAGCCACTCTGCAGAATACGGAACGGATGTGACATACAACTCTCCTGTGGACAAGTCACACGCCGCCAAAGCCAGTGTATTGGCATTTCCCGTTAAACAAACCATATAGTTATTCGATTTGTCTCCGAGGGTTTTACCTTCCATAACTGTACCAGGAGTAATGACACGCACAATCTCACGGCGAACCATTCCTTTTGTTACCGTCGGATCTTCCATTTGTTCACAGATCGCTACTTTATATCCTTTTTCAATCAAACGCTGTATGTAATTGTCAGCCGAATGATAAGGTACGCCACACATCGGAATTTTATCTTCTGTACCGCCATTACGCGCGGTTAATGTTATTTCAAGCTCACGAGCTGCATTGATTGCATCATCGAAGAACATTTCATAGAAATCACCTAATCTAAAAAAAAGAAAAGCATCCTGTGCTTCAGCTTTAACTTGCAAGTATTGTTGAATCATTGGCGTATACTGAGCCATGAATATCCTCCATCCGTTTGCTTTTACTGTCAGGGTAGCATCAATCCTTACAGCGCGTTCTTTTGGCACATTTTTGAACGCCCCCTATAAGGAACAATAAGGCGGTAAAGCATCTAATCATGCCTCCGCCTCGTGTTATGGCTTGCGCCATTTCCCTGCAGGTTGCTTGCCTGCCTATCTTCCGTAGCTATATCCAAACCTGATCGAATCTTATTATAACAAAAAAGTATTCATTCTTCATGACTTGCTCGAATATTCCAGAGTTTGCGTATATCCCGACTCTCATCCCATGTGTTGCCCTCTCTCAACTGACGGATGAGAGGCGCTGCGTATCGTTCTACCTTGTCGTATCCGGATAGCCTTGTCAGGTCATCCAGAAGCGTAGGAATATACCTCTGCATCACATCCCGATCCCCCTCGTAAAAAGCCGTGTGAACAGGAGCTTGAGCCAAGGGGCGCTGACGTAGATACAAAAAGTTACCTGCGATGAGACGGGCTAGCGCAACGACCCCTTTGGCAACTAACGGAGACACCAAGAAGCTTGGAAGTGTGCGGTACTCGAATCCACCGTAGGACTTTACGCGAAAATCCCCAAGAACGCCGTAGCGCGGGCGTCTCCCATCTCCCCGAGGATCCTGTAGAAAGGCAAGCGGCAGCGCCAAGTAATTATCCAGAGCGCGTAACAAATGACCGCTTAGCGTAACCCCACTGAAGTGGATATGCCCGCCAAGTGGCAGACCTCGCTGTGGCATCCCTCCTGCCTGCCATATCAATGAGTGATCCGTTATGCTGCGTGAGGCTAGGTTAAAGGCTCGAAGCAAATGGGTGAGCAATTCACGTGGCTCGGCGCTTGGAGACGGACGCAACTCCGCGACAGGATAGATCCGTCGACCACCGATTGTCACCGAATCACACCCAGCAAGCCCTGAGCGCTCTAGAAACCGGGAGGCAGGAACGATTTTGGATTCAGGCATCTGTACAAGCAAGAATTCCGGATCCATCCCAAGCACCGGAATGACCTGATGACGACGTTCTTCATCCAGCGTTGTCTGAAGCTCGTTCCAACCTGCACGATACAGTGTTGTCAGATCCGTCATTCCTTTCCATGGCCGGGGATCAATTGAGATTACCGCACAGCCAGTCTTACCTGAGGCCTCGAGCCTTACAGAGCCATGATCTAATCCAAGCGTATACAATGTTTTGACCGCTAGTCTTTCAATCCGTTTGAACAGCGTTGATGCTGCGTCACGATCAAGCACACTTTCCTGCGAACTGTTCATACCACTTGTATCTCTTCGTTTGATTCTAATAGCCTGAAGACAGCATACCTCCACCTCATAACGAACGCGCAGTCCAGACTTAAGCCTCAGCTTTTCCTGTGATGAAGCCACTTCAATGCCTACTTGCTCCAGCCGCCTGATTCGTTCACCAGAGGGCATCCCTTGGTATCTCCTTACTGCCTCCTCCGCTTCCTCCATCACATTCATCCTTTCCCCTCCCTTCATCTGGTTTTACGAAAATTTTAATCGCATCAAATAGTACATTACATTCAACGTTTACCTCACATCGCCTAATCTCTTTCTGCCTTCCATAATAAAATAAAAAAAAGAGGGCTTACGCCCTCTTCGTTGCCGCTTCCGGCGCATATGATACCTTAAAGTTGAACAACAGGTACGATGAACTTACAGCTCATCGTCCAGCAGATCGGGATCGAGATCATCATAATCTCCATCGCTGCTGCCGTAGTCGTAGTCCTTATCCTCATAATCTCCACAACCATCCGTGCACACTTTCACACAAACCTTAGTTTCAGCTACCAGTTCAACAGCGAATTCCCGTTCCACCCGGATAATTACGCTGCCTCCACCTGCTGATACTGTGGCTTCCACACAACTTGGTTCCTGCGTTGATTCCGCAGATACCTCTACCGTGGAAGCCCGGTGCTTTGGATCCAGGTAAGACAGAGGCACATGTTCTACATACGACACCGTTTCTTTGGCTACATCCGTCTGCGAGTTTTTGTCATAGGAATACCAAATGTTGATATCGTAAGTACCAATAACTTCAATCCCATCTCCCGCTGATACGGCTTCATATTGGTGGTTGATAATCCAAGCCCCCAAAATACTGGTCGGACCATTTGGCGGAGTCACGGTATGTGTTACGGTAGAGAACTTACGACCTTTGCCGCAGATCGCCTTCGTGATGATCTCTCTACATTGATGTTTATGACTCAATGACATCTTTAAACCTCCTCCATACAATCATTCACTACAAGTGTATGCAGGGCATCCGTCTAGGGTGACAACTATTTTCTATTATTCATTTGTAGATTGAGAACGATCCGAAATCGGTGACGGCGCTTTGTCCTTCTTCGCGATCTTAAGATACAGCGCGAGTTCGCGGCATAGCTGGAGAATTGCAGAACGAATCTCGAATTCTTCCCTTGTATCTGGCAGCTCCATACGTCTGAATTCTTCTTGTACATCTGCAAGAAGTTTTTCGGTTCGTCCAGTGTATGACTCTGTCAGTACATCCTGACTAAGCTGATCGAACAGCTCTGAGACCATCTCGGCATGAGGCATCTTCTGATATATCTGAGATACAAGATGCATCATATGCTGAATCGAATCCAGCTGCGTTTTCCGCATGTAGAAATATACGCTCCATTCCTCATTAGGATGGATCACTTGATTTTCGAGTGAGCGCTTCGCTGCTTCAATACCACCGAGAACGGCTTTATCTGCTTCAATAAGCTCTTTACCTGCCCATACTTCATTCGGATTACGCAGTGTAGCTGCAAATTCTTTGAAAATGACTGAGAACAGTTCATCGATTCTTTTACGAATACGTAACATCTGCGGGTCTGCAGCAGGCATATAAGCCAGATTTACGATCATGGCAGAACCCAGACCAATTAATAGCAACGCGACTTGCACCAAGATAATGTGTACATCCATTTCTCCACCGCTGAATACACGGAACACCACGACAGACCCTGTCACAATGCCTTCTTTAAACCCGGCTCGAACAATGACCGGAAATGCAATTAATATGTATACCGCCAACACCCAATAATGAAAACCGAGAAAATGAAAAAGCACACTGGCAAACAGTAGCCCCACGACTGACGCGAAGAAACGCGCTGATATTGTACGGATACTTTTTTTTCTGGTTACATCCACACCTAGGATGGCAAGCAATCCTGCCGATGTCGGACCAGGTAGTCCGCACCAATCCGCAATCAGTACAGCCATTAGTGCTGCGATTGCGGTTTTTATTACCCTAAAGCCCATTTAACATTCCATCTCCTCTAAGCTGAAAAAAATTCATAGCCAGCTCGTCTCCCTCCGGAATTCAACGCTTTGCACGCTTGTCTGCTGGTACGCGTTCAATCCTCTGATACAACAGATCCCACCGATGGTATGCATAACGCTACAAACGATAATGCTAGTATTACACAACTTGCAGCAATCCATTGCTCTTCCATATCAAAAACAAGGAATGATGTATGGTAAGGTTATGATTGAAATGACAAACGACATCAACCGACATGCACAGGCATGCCGGTCATAACAATGCGCCCCCAAGAGGACGCTGGCTAATCCATGCGACGGAACCATCAGGCTCTCTATTTCAATCGTCATCTGTATTCCCGACTGCGCGGAATATCGTAATTGTATGGTACTTGATTTTGTCTGTTCGGGCAACGTGACACCTCTTGTGAAATTGTATACATATCATTTCATAGGCCAAAAATCCTTTTTTAGCGGCACTATAATGATCTGCGTCCTGCTATTAATTTACGTTCAACATATACCACCAGTTGGTACATGGCAGTGGCGACAACAGCAATAATTAATAAGCTGGAGAG
This genomic interval carries:
- a CDS encoding aromatic acid exporter family protein, with the protein product MGFRVIKTAIAALMAVLIADWCGLPGPTSAGLLAILGVDVTRKKSIRTISARFFASVVGLLFASVLFHFLGFHYWVLAVYILIAFPVIVRAGFKEGIVTGSVVVFRVFSGGEMDVHIILVQVALLLIGLGSAMIVNLAYMPAADPQMLRIRKRIDELFSVIFKEFAATLRNPNEVWAGKELIEADKAVLGGIEAAKRSLENQVIHPNEEWSVYFYMRKTQLDSIQHMMHLVSQIYQKMPHAEMVSELFDQLSQDVLTESYTGRTEKLLADVQEEFRRMELPDTREEFEIRSAILQLCRELALYLKIAKKDKAPSPISDRSQSTNE
- a CDS encoding putative amidoligase domain-containing protein codes for the protein MNVMEEAEEAVRRYQGMPSGERIRRLEQVGIEVASSQEKLRLKSGLRVRYEVEVCCLQAIRIKRRDTSGMNSSQESVLDRDAASTLFKRIERLAVKTLYTLGLDHGSVRLEASGKTGCAVISIDPRPWKGMTDLTTLYRAGWNELQTTLDEERRHQVIPVLGMDPEFLLVQMPESKIVPASRFLERSGLAGCDSVTIGGRRIYPVAELRPSPSAEPRELLTHLLRAFNLASRSITDHSLIWQAGGMPQRGLPLGGHIHFSGVTLSGHLLRALDNYLALPLAFLQDPRGDGRRPRYGVLGDFRVKSYGGFEYRTLPSFLVSPLVAKGVVALARLIAGNFLYLRQRPLAQAPVHTAFYEGDRDVMQRYIPTLLDDLTRLSGYDKVERYAAPLIRQLREGNTWDESRDIRKLWNIRASHEE
- a CDS encoding outer spore coat protein CotE, whose amino-acid sequence is MSLSHKHQCREIITKAICGKGRKFSTVTHTVTPPNGPTSILGAWIINHQYEAVSAGDGIEVIGTYDINIWYSYDKNSQTDVAKETVSYVEHVPLSYLDPKHRASTVEVSAESTQEPSCVEATVSAGGGSVIIRVEREFAVELVAETKVCVKVCTDGCGDYEDKDYDYGSSDGDYDDLDPDLLDDEL